From a region of the Cucumis sativus cultivar 9930 chromosome 6, Cucumber_9930_V3, whole genome shotgun sequence genome:
- the LOC101216213 gene encoding protein trichome birefringence-like 38 isoform X2, with product MGFRIRALSRLLLQVLFFISLESAKAEDFYNISNVGSGKQVRTCNLFEGKWVFDPSLPLYESSSCPFIDPEFNCQKYGRPDRSYLKYTWKPDFCDLPRFDGLELLRRWRGKKIMFVGDSLSLNMWQSLTCMIRASAPKTKTSVVRRESISTVIFQDYGVSLLLYRTPYLVDVVKERIGRVLKLDSIEGGNVWKGMDVLIFNSWHWWTHTGRSQPWDYVQVGNTVKKDMDRLEAFYQGLTTWARWVEMNVDPSKTKVIFQGISPTHYE from the exons ATGGGTTTTCGAATCAGAGCTCTGTCCCGCCTGCTTTTACAAGTTCTGTTTTTCATTTCACTAGAAAGTGCAAAAGCTGAAGATTTCTACAACATAAGCAATGTGGGAAGTGGGAAGCAAGTGAGGACCTGTAATTTGTTTGAAGGAAAATGGGTTTTTGATCCTTCTTTACCTCTTTATGAATCTTCAAGCTGTCCCTTCATAGACCCTGAGTTTAACTGCCAAAAGTATGGCAGACCGGATCGATCCTACCTCAAGTACACTTGGAAACCCGACTTCTGTGATCTTCCAAG GTTTGACGGGTTGGAACTTCTGAGGAGGTGGAGAGGGAAGAAGATAATGTTTGTAGGTGACTCACTGAGTCTTAACATGTGGCAGTCCTTAACATGTATGATTCGAGCTTCGGccccaaaaaccaaaacctCCGTAGTCAGGAGGGAGTCAATCTCTACTGTGATTTTCCAG GACTATGGAGTAAGCTTGCTTCTTTACAGAACGCCCTACCTTGTGGACGTAGTGAAAGAGAGGATTGGAAGAGTACTAAAGCTTGATTCCATTGAAGGAGGCAATGTGTGGAAGGGAATGGATGTGCTCATATTCAACTCATGGCACTGGTGGACCCACACAGGAAGATCCCAGCC GTGGGATTATGTGCAAGTAGGAAACACAGTGAAGAAAGATATGGACCGTCTAGAGGCATTCTATCAAGGGTTGACCACCTGGGCGAGATGGGTGGAAATGAATGTTGATCCCAGTAAAACCAAGGTCATTTTCCAGGGAATCTCCCCCACTCATTATGAGTAA
- the LOC101216704 gene encoding 50S ribosomal protein L34, chloroplastic — MAAISVLSTPWVSTGAIAVRVPSASLVFSTGSRGYCSVSLNTVNNNSARSGLLHCSFLPSSSLSCSSSFSGLSLGLDWSSKVGVGQGKGRGLVVRAGKAALCQTKRNRSRKSLARTHGFRRRMRTTNGRAVLKRRRAKGRKVLCTKSNPSSGKRA; from the exons ATGGCAGCGATATCAGTATTATCGACCCCATGGGTTTCCACCGGAGCCATTGCCGTCCGCGTTCCTTCAGCCTCTCTTGTATTCTCCACTGGTTCTAGAGGTTACTGCTCCGTATCTCTGAACACCGTCAACAACAATTCTGCCCGTTCTGGACTGCTCCATTGTTCATTTCTTCCATCTTCCTCCCTCTCCTGCTCTTCATCTTTCTCAG GTTTATCTTTGGGTTTGGATTGGAGCTCTAAGGTTGGGGTCGGACAAGGGAAGGGTCGGGGCTTAGTGGTCAGGGCTGGCAAGGCTGCACTATGTCAGACTAAAAGAAACAGGTCGCGAAAATCCTTAGCTCGGACTCATGGGTTTCGCAGACGAATGAGAACCACCAATGGTAGAGCTGTTCTCAAACGCAGACGTGCCAAGGGTAGGAAGGTCCTGTGCACAAAATCCAACCCCAGCAGTGGAAAGCGTGCTTAA
- the LOC101216213 gene encoding protein trichome birefringence-like 38 isoform X1, protein MGFRIRALSRLLLQVLFFISLESAKAEDFYNISNVGSGKQVRTCNLFEGKWVFDPSLPLYESSSCPFIDPEFNCQKYGRPDRSYLKYTWKPDFCDLPRFDGLELLRRWRGKKIMFVGDSLSLNMWQSLTCMIRASAPKTKTSVVRRESISTVIFQDYGVSLLLYRTPYLVDVVKERIGRVLKLDSIEGGNVWKGMDVLIFNSWHWWTHTGRSQPWDYVQVGNTVKKDMDRLEAFYQGLTTWARWVEMNVDPSKTKVIFQGISPTHYEGKDWNQPKRSCNGESVPLSGSLYPAGTPPAAEIVKRVLSRMRKPVFLLDITTLSQLRKDAHPSTYSGEHGRDCSHWCLPGLPDTWNELLYAAFTM, encoded by the exons ATGGGTTTTCGAATCAGAGCTCTGTCCCGCCTGCTTTTACAAGTTCTGTTTTTCATTTCACTAGAAAGTGCAAAAGCTGAAGATTTCTACAACATAAGCAATGTGGGAAGTGGGAAGCAAGTGAGGACCTGTAATTTGTTTGAAGGAAAATGGGTTTTTGATCCTTCTTTACCTCTTTATGAATCTTCAAGCTGTCCCTTCATAGACCCTGAGTTTAACTGCCAAAAGTATGGCAGACCGGATCGATCCTACCTCAAGTACACTTGGAAACCCGACTTCTGTGATCTTCCAAG GTTTGACGGGTTGGAACTTCTGAGGAGGTGGAGAGGGAAGAAGATAATGTTTGTAGGTGACTCACTGAGTCTTAACATGTGGCAGTCCTTAACATGTATGATTCGAGCTTCGGccccaaaaaccaaaacctCCGTAGTCAGGAGGGAGTCAATCTCTACTGTGATTTTCCAG GACTATGGAGTAAGCTTGCTTCTTTACAGAACGCCCTACCTTGTGGACGTAGTGAAAGAGAGGATTGGAAGAGTACTAAAGCTTGATTCCATTGAAGGAGGCAATGTGTGGAAGGGAATGGATGTGCTCATATTCAACTCATGGCACTGGTGGACCCACACAGGAAGATCCCAGCC GTGGGATTATGTGCAAGTAGGAAACACAGTGAAGAAAGATATGGACCGTCTAGAGGCATTCTATCAAGGGTTGACCACCTGGGCGAGATGGGTGGAAATGAATGTTGATCCCAGTAAAACCAAGGTCATTTTCCAGGGAATCTCCCCCACTCATTATGA GGGAAAGGATTGGAACCAACCAAAGAGGAGTTGCAACGGAGAAAGTGTACCACTCTCGGGGTCACTGTATCCAGCAGGGACACCCCCCGCTGCAGAAATTGTGAAGAGAGTGCTGAGTAGAATGAGGAAGCCAGTTTTCTTGCTGGACATTACAACGTTGTCACAACTGCGGAAAGATGCTCATCCCTCTACTTACAGTGGCGAGCATGGGAGAGATTGCAGCCATTGGTGCCTTCCCGGTTTGCCCGACACTTGGAATGAGCTTCTCTACGCAGCTTTCACCATGTGA